gatatggcctagtggcaagagtgcctgcctcatatacatgaggccctgggttcgattccccagcaccacatatacagaaaatggccagaagtggcgctgtggctcaagtggcagagtgctagccttgagcaaaaagaagccagggacagtgctcaggccctgagtccaagccccaggactggccaaaaaaaaaaaaaaaagaatctcacaaaacattcctgccagggctgggtttgaactgccatcctcagatctcaatctcctggatggctaggatgacaggcatgagccactggcgcccagcctgGTTGATTTTATTTAATGCCTCTGCTCTTAGTACATTGAGGCAAATTCACTGATCTGTCCAACCAGCTTTGACCTCTTGCATTCCTTGACCTTGCAATGCCCCAGGACATCTGCTGATGGTTTTGCAGTATGATGCAAAGAGGGATGGGGCAGGAgggtagatggatagacagagtGGAGGCCAGACAGGAAGGGGTAGATGAGAAGGATGAAGGGTGGAAGCTGAGTGGGTGGGTAGGGTGAGGGTTAACAGGAAAGTAATGGGGGGGGCGGTGAGATGGggatgtgggggaggggctgttgAATAAATATCAGCTGCTGGCTGAAAGTGGCTTCAGGGCTTTGAAGTCAGTTACCTGGGGCAATTGGATGAAGATCTGATGATGAGATTCATCAGGGGAAATGAAGGATGAAATTCACCTCAGCTTTCAAAAATTCCTCTGCAGCTTTCTTCTTGAGCCTATGCTGTACTTAGTACCCGCCACCGCCACCTTGGCTATTGTCTAGAATGGAGAAGAGCCAGAAACCAGAGAAGACAGGTGTGGCTGCAGCTCCCCCTGGTGGTCACTGTGGGTTGATTGTcaacttccccacccccccaccccaaccccgccccccccttgGCCTGCTCTTCCCTACCTCTACCTCTACCCCAACCCCAAGCTAGAATGAGAATAGCCTTTTCTATTTAATCATTGTTTTATATTCAGCATCTGGGTATTGCTTGCCATGGCAGGTGCTCAATAGACAATCCTTGAAGGAATGAATGACGGATTTCAGAATACAGATTTCCAATTCTGCcccaaaagccaggcactgggggctcacgcctttaaccctagctactcaggctgagatctgaggatcttggttcaaagtcagcctaggcatgaaagtctgtgggactcttttttgtgggggtgggggtgggggtgtcagttgtggggcttgaactctgggcctgggtgctgtccttgagctcttcatctcaaggctagccctctaccacttgaaccacagtgccacttccagttttctggtggttcattggtgataagtgtttcctggactttcctgcatgggctggctttgaactgcgatcctcagatctcagcctcctgagtagctaggatgacaggcatgagccaccagcatttggcttgtgagactcttatctccaaagaacttcCAAAAACCTTGAAGTGGAGttatggatcaagtagtagagcactagagcaaaaatgctctgggtcagcacccaggctctgagtacaagccccaggactgactgacacacacacacacacacacacacacacacacacaattctgccCCACTTTATTGATGTGTGATGTGGGCAACTCGGAGCCCAGAGCTTGCTAGACAGATCTACTAGTTGAGCCTTTTGTTTTAGGGATCTGatgtggggtgtatgtgtgtgtgtgtgtgtgtgtgtgtgtgtgtgtgtgtgtgtgtgtgtgtgtctgtctgtctgtcctgggacttgaacttaggactttgtgCTTTTGCTATGCTCAtgttggcactctgccatttgagccacagcccacttctggctttttgctgattacctggggtttgaactcaaggccttgagcttgctaagcaggcactctagcacttaagccaaacccaaacccaccaGTTTACTTAGGGGTAAAATGGAAACactacccccctcccttccctataAGCGTTTCTAAAGAAAGGGGGTCTATACACATGGACCAGATAATCAGCCTCCACCATTTTCTTTTCATCCACCAGTTCACATTGGTGATGCCTGTCTGGCCATACCTAACTCTTCTTCCTGCCTTTAACCCATCTGCTCCTTCTGCCCTCTGAGCCCTTGAGATGTCTATCTTCTGCCTGCATTTAGttctccccagccccatttagCCTGACCTACATTCAAGCCTTCTTGGGTAGCCTGCTCCTGGCTCCTTTGTAGCCTCTCTGCCCCCCTTTAAACGTATCTTCCTGCTGTGGACTGGATTCAACTGCAAATGTGCTTATCTCATCTTCCAGCTTGAATCTGATTGTTCTTGGGACAGAATCCAAATCCTCTGACCATTTTGTGGTCTGGAGCCAGTCTATCTTGGAGCTGTCTTGCTTTCACAAGTCCAGCTTCCAGTACTACAACACACAATACAAGCTATTTCCTATCTCTGGGCCTTTGCCCAGGCAGTGCCCTCTGCCTGGAAATCCATCTCCTTGCAAGGAGGGAGTGTGTTGCTTTTGCTCACCCAAcacccatttccttccttctataaTGGGATCCCCTCCCCAGCTCTCACATCTGGAGGTTCCTGTAAGTGCTGAGCCATTTCTGGGTTTAAGAGTAAGCTTAAAGGTGAACTTAAGATTCAGTCTgcgccgggcactggtggctcatgcctgtaatcctagctactcaggaggctgagatctgaggatcaagattcaaagccagcccacgcaggaaagtcggtgagactcatatctccaattaaccaccagaaaaccagaagtggcactgtggctcaaagtggtagagcactagccgtgaactgaaaagctcagggacagcacccaggcccagaaaaaaaaaaatctcgcagactttcctgctcaggctggctttgaaccatgattctcctatcttagcctcccgagcaactaggattataggcctgagccactagcatctggcacagatttctttcttaaaaaaggcAATGTTGGgctaggactgtggcttagtggtagagtgcttgcctagcatgcacagagccctgggttcaattcttcagcaccacataaacagaaaaggctggaagtggcactgtggctcaagaggtagagtgctagccttgagcaaaaagaagccagggacagtgctcaggccctgaatccaagccccgggactggggaaaTAAAAGGCAATGCTGTGGGCATAGCATACATTCTCCTCTTGGCCACAATCTACTTCCCTTTGTCTTATTCCATCGTTACCCATTTATTCTGAGTCCAGAGGCAATTGTGTTTATGAGTCTTGGGCTCTCACTTCCCCTTGGAGCCCACTGTTTTGCTTTTCAATTCCCAGACCCCTCCTTGATCTAATTTCCTGCCCTGGTGCCCAGTTCTTCTGGAAGTTCACTTCTCCCTCTTCAGGGAAGAAGAGCTGGGCTTGCAGATCTGAGCTTTCCAAAGCTggaccacagggctggggatatggcctagtggcaagagtacttgccccgtatacatgaggccctgggttcaattccccagcaccacatatatagaaaatggccagaagtggcgctgtgactcaagtggcagagtgctagccttgagcaaaaagaagccagggacagtgctcagggcctgagtccaagccccaggactggtcaaaaaaaacgAAAACAAAGCTGGACCACATAGATGAATGTGTCCATGCTCTCTTGGAGAGACAGAACACCCGATGATGGTGGGATTAGACAGGACAAGTGCAGCCCCAGGGGTTACCTCTGGGCTATGTTCTGTGGTGTAGTCAGAATATCACCAAAGGCAGCAACCAAGTCTGTCCAGCATCTCTGTCAAATGACTCTCCATCTACTGTTTGCTCAGAGCACATGAAGGATGGAGAGGCCTTAGGTCTATCTGGGGCTTCTGCCTCATGATggaaggacttgcctctctctTCTTGACCCATTCTTCCTGTGTTTCCAAAGATGGactatgaaggattgacccccacccacCCTGTTTTCCCAGATGCAGATAGATACTAGGAAAGCTACCAAAGGTAAGTGCAGACTGCCTGATACAGTCAGGCAATCTGATCTgagcctggctgtaaacattccatGGTGGGCCTAGCCTGTAAGGCTCTGAGGCCAGGAAAGGAGTTAAGAGGTTGGAAGACAAAAAAAACTGTATGCTGTGAAGGTCAAACTATCTAGGCAAGACAGATGTAGAGCCCTTTGAACAGTAAAAAGCTTGAGACCTTGGATAGGAAATACCCTATTCTCGGCCCACACCTGcagccattccccccccccccgcccctgtctCCTTTGCTCAGATGCTATAAAACCCTTGACTCCAACCCCCCCTCCCAACCTTCATACCCACGGGCAGGTCTGTGCCCCTTTGttggcaataaacagtcctagtTGTTGAGATCGGTTCTGGCCTAGTtcgttcctttctcctccattttcctaacaattctctctctgtctctccctctctctgggttttcttttccccccccccctccccagtttttggttcttttttcagtcctggggcttggactcagggcctgggcactgtaactagcttctttttgttcaaggctagcattctaccacatgagccacagcgccacttccagctttttctgtgtatgtggtactgaggaatcgaacccagggcttcatgcatgctaggcaagcactctaccactaagccacattcccagcccctggttggttttttttgtttgttgcctACACcatcctggactgtgatcctcctacttacatCTCCCAGAACTAGCAagttaatgataataataataataataataataataataataataaatgaaacttGGACTTTTACCAGtgttttctattttccatgtGATGAAATAGTTGTTTTAAACTGGAGGCAGTGAGATTCACTTTGATTCCCAGCTAGGGAGGCTGAGCTGGCAGGAACTACTGAATTtaatgtttgaagccaaccaggactACACTGTGAGactatgtgtgtctctgtgtgtgtgtgtgtgtgtgtgtgtgtgtgcacatgcatgcttgCTGGAACTGGAACTTTTagtcaaggccttgcactttcatttggcttttttccatgggcacactctgtcacttgattcACACTttccacttccagggttttttttttgctgattaattggagaataaGACTCCTGAAGATctgtcctgcctggggctggctttgaaccacaattcttagataccagcctcctaagtagtgaggatgacaggagtgagcccctGGTACTGGGCTATGAGACCTCatctttaaaaagtaagaaaagctgCTGTAGGTGTGTTAACATAGATCCGGTCTCTGTGGCCATGCGTCCATCACATACTGCACAATGCCAGCTCTCAGCTGACGTGTCTTCCTGTGCAATACCATACAGAGGCCCTCAGGCTTCACAGTAAAccctgtgtgtgtatgggggagaACAACCCTGAACGAGTGAACtatggtcatttctttttttttttttttttttttttggccagtctgggccttggactcagggcctgagcactgtccctggcttccttttgctcaaggctagcactctgccacttgagccacagcgccacttctggccgttttctgtatatgtggtgctggggaatcgaacccagggcctcatgcatacgaggcaagctctcttgccactaggccatatccccagccccaactatgGTCATTTCTAACGTTGACCACTTAGTGTATGGTAATAATGGCATAAGCCCATCAGGTTGAGTTTATTGCACCCATTTTACAGATTAGGATACCGAGGTGAGCAGAGGTGAAGTCAGGCCTGGCAGGCCACACAGGAGCAGAGCCCAGACTGATGCTGGGTGTGTGTCTTGTGGCTCCCAAGGCGCCGGGCCAGCCATGTCTTCAGGTTCGGCAAGCATAGGGCACTGGTGTGGTGCCTTCGGCAAACAGCTTGAGGGAGAAATCGAGGGCAGGGGCAGCCTGGGTAAGCATCCCCAGAGAGATGACATCGACGTGGGGCCCACAGAACCGTGGGAGGTTGCTCAGCGTGACTCCCCCACTGGCCTCCACAGCCACGCTGGGGAACCGGGCCTTCACCGCAGCGGCCGTGGGGTGAAGCTCCTGCAAGGCAGAAGCCCGGGCGTGAGCGCCCCGCCCTCTcccgtggccccgcccaccggcccGGTCCCGCCTCACCTCAGGCTTGAAGTTGTCCAACAGGAGGAGGTCGGCGCCGGCTTCGGCGGCCTGCAAGGCCTCCTGCAGACAGCTGCATTCCACTTCTATCTTCAGGGTGAAGTCGGTCACCTGCCGGGCAGCCCGCACCGCCTGCAGGGCCAGAAACCGAGACGGGGACGGTGAGGGTGCGTGGCTAGGAGCACCGGGAGCTGGGACACAGAAGGGACTGGGGGTGGATGGGGAAATGTGGGGTGCTTTCTATTAGGTTAAGCCATTTttcaggttgaaaaaaaaaataggccagaatttggggctgggaatgtggcttagtggcagagtgcttgcctagcatgcatgaagccctgggttcgattcctcagtaccacataaccaggaaaggccagaagtggcgttgtggctcaagaggtagagtgctagccttgagcaaaaagaagccagggacagggctcaggccgagttcaagccccagggctccaggactggcaatttaaaaaaaaaaaaaaaaaaaaaaagaccacattCCTACCGctaaaaaaacaaatcctcaaagttCAAGCAATCTGTCCAAAGTCTTAGAGGCCTTGACATTGTTTCCCAACATTTTGTTCTTTGCCCTCGAACAGCatacaaaacaaacagcaacaaaacaaaaagtaggcAGGCCAAGAAGCAtgtctgggctgggtgctggtggctcgctcactcccgtaatcctagctacacgagAGGAGGAGATGTAAGGacagaggctcaaagccagcccggggcagaaaagtccatgagactctccaactaaccagcaaaaaccagaagtgcagctgtggttcaagtagcatggcaccagccttgagtgaaaaaactaaggggcagcgcccaggccccgagttcaagccctgggaccggcaccaaaaacaaacaaacaaaaaaaaacacccccaaaaccACGAGGGTAGAGCGCCTCGACTCCCTCGCTGGTCCgggtggaggggctgtggggtgaGGTCGGGCCCTCACCAGGCAGGGGCGGGCAGGTCCGGTGGAGGGACGGGCTGTGGTCAGAGGGAGGGTCGGACCCGAGTGAGAGCAGGGGTCAGCGGGACACACACCTGGGCCACCCCGCCGGCTGCCACCGCGTGGTTGTCCTTCACCATCACCAGCGCGCCCAGGTCGTAGCGGTGGGAGGCGGCGCCGCCCGCCAGCAGCCCGTACTTCTCCACCAGCCGGAAGCCGGGCGTGGTCTTCCGCGTGCCGGCCACGCGCCCGGcccagcccgcgccccgcgccacCTCCACGGCCGAGGCGGCCGCGCTGGCGATGCCGCTGCAGCGGGCCAGGGTGTTCAGGGCCACCCGTTCCCCCAGCAGCAGGCGGTCCACAGGGCCCCGGACCTCGGCCACCTTGACCACCGGGACCAGCTTCGACCCCTCCGGGAGGAGCCAGGACACCTGGCAGTTGAGCCGAGCAAAGACGGCATCGAAGAAAGGCCGTCCGGCCAGGACCCCCGGGGACTTGGCCCACAGCGCCGCCTGCGAGGGGGCTGCCCCGGTGACCAGGGCTGCGAAGTTGAGGCCCGGGCAGTCCTCCTGGAGCCAGCTGTCCGCCAGGGCGGCCAGGGTGGTGGGGGGCAGCAGGAGCGCCAGGCCTGCAAGGGAGCAACACACACAAGACCCCGTAGGAGACAGAACGTTTAACAACCTGCTGCATTGGGCACTAGCCAATCAGAGAGGAGAGTTGGAACCCAGGGGATGGGACTAGCCAATCAGACAGGAAAACTGAATCCCAGCGGGGATTAGCCAATCAGAGAGGAGAGCTGGATCCCAAAGGTGAAGCTTGGCTCAGAGCAAGCTCAGTGGGCTCAGAGCACTGGACAAATTGAGCCAATGGAAATACaggacgggggctgggaatatggcctaatggtagaatgccttgccttgcatacatgaagccttgggttctattccttagcaccacatatatagaaaaggccacgagtggcactgtggctcaagtggtagagtgctagccttgagcaaaaagaagccagggacagtgctcaggccctgagtccaaggcccaggactggcaaaaaataaaaataaaaaaataaataagtaaatacaggaGGACGGAGTGAGATTAACTTCTAATAAGAATCACATAGTCAGgtcttgggaatatggcctagaggtagagtgcttgcctcatatactcgaagccctggatttgattcctgagcaccacatatacaggaaaagccggacgtggcactgtggcccaagtggtagagtgctagccttgtgcaaaaagaagccagggacagcactcaggccctgacttcaaactccagggctggaaaaaaaaatcacataatcttaaaattaaaaaaagtaaaaagccagatatggGTTCCTTCCTGTCATGACCATGGTCTTTTTAAagtttactttttcctttctttttgtggcagtactcagtcttgaactcagggcctcctgctctctgTTTGGCTTAACTGCTCTTGGCtgccaccctaccacttgagccacaactctactttggctttttagtggttaattagggataaagagtctcacaggctttcctgcccaggctggctatgaactgtggttctttcagatctcagcttcctgagtagctaggattacaggtgtgagccaccagcacccagctagaagttgttttattttgagataggatctcactatgtaacaaagaactcaagatcctcctgatttaagcctcctgagtgctggcattacagCTGTGCACTTCTGCACTTGGCTGTGTTCAATGTTCTAACAATGCATGCAACCATCATGTGTGCACTTGATTGTAGGTTACCCTGCCTCTTTCCATCCATTTGCCTACAAAGATTAGTTATGTACTCCCTAAAGCCCTCCAGCACTATTTAAGCATGGGTCTTTTTCATCCTAGTATGTTAAAGATGTAAACTCAAGATTTTTATGAAGACCACAGGGGAAAGGCAAATTGGCTGAGGGCATGCAGCAAATTGGTGATAGGATCAGAACTAGATGCCTGGCTGTCTATCAGCCATGGTTTTCTGTCCCTCCAACTTTGTTTCTACTTTAGAGCTCTCTTCCAAGTTTCAGCTGTGTTGTCTCTAGAGACAGGCCATTCGAGGCGGAAAGGAAACCATTTAAGGAGGAAAGGACATGGGAAAACTGGTTTCGACTCCCTGTTCTGTGAAACATGGCTTCATAAATAAGGGGTGTGAGCAGGGTCTATTGAATGCAGACTGCAGAGGCGGAACCCAGACGTGAGCCAGCACCACCATCTGTCGGTCAGAGAAAGATTTGCAGCCTCTTGGGTCTGGCCATCAAGGCACTTGGCTTTCACCCACTGTGAGGGTATTTGTTTTCACAGCcacacgtgcgtgtgcacacgcgcgtgaaCACACACAGACTGTCTTATTCTTCTCCATCCCATGTGTCCTGACCAGTCCTTAGCATTTGCTTTTCCCTaaccaccccccactccccaacTGTGCCAGGCTCATGGTCCCTGCACCACACCCAGGGAAAAGGCCTGGGAACAGATAGCAGAGATGTACATTCGTCCCTGAAATTTCTCTGTTCAAAGTAGAGGCAGTGACttgcaaaaatgaacaaaacatagACATGGGGGAACACAGGGGGAACAAATGTGGCAGTGGTTCTCTctagacattgtgttgaaaatgaacactaCAACTTGTGGAGGGGAATGAAAGGGAAAAACTGAAAGACAGTAAGGGAGGGGGCtacactatccaaaaagaaatgtactcttaggcgggcactggtggctcacgcctataatcctagctactcaggaggctgagatctgagggttgtggttggaagccattcaggaaggaaagtccatgagactcttatctccgataaaccaccagaaaaacgagATGTagtactgtgcctcaagtggtagagggctaagattgagccaaaggagctcagggacagtgcccaggccctgagttcaaaccccaggactggccaaaaaaaaaagtgtactctttacctggtgtatataactaactcctctgtacatcacctttataataaaaaaattaaagtcaagagggaaagcaaaacaaacaaaatgagaatCTACC
This genomic stretch from Perognathus longimembris pacificus isolate PPM17 chromosome 23, ASM2315922v1, whole genome shotgun sequence harbors:
- the Qprt gene encoding nicotinate-nucleotide pyrophosphorylase [carboxylating]; amino-acid sequence: MDAEGLALLLPPTTLAALADSWLQEDCPGLNFAALVTGAAPSQAALWAKSPGVLAGRPFFDAVFARLNCQVSWLLPEGSKLVPVVKVAEVRGPVDRLLLGERVALNTLARCSGIASAAASAVEVARGAGWAGRVAGTRKTTPGFRLVEKYGLLAGGAASHRYDLGALVMVKDNHAVAAGGVAQAVRAARQVTDFTLKIEVECSCLQEALQAAEAGADLLLLDNFKPEELHPTAAAVKARFPSVAVEASGGVTLSNLPRFCGPHVDVISLGMLTQAAPALDFSLKLFAEGTTPVPYACRT